The Thermodesulfovibrionia bacterium genome contains the following window.
GGAGGCGCAGTATACAGCAGGGTTTAGGGATTGGGGATCAGGCGTCAGTGGAAAATTAAAAGGCTATGAGATCCATATGGGTCATACAACAGGTGATATCGGGTTATTTGAATTGAAAAGATTTGATAACTCTGAGCTTATCTCCGACGGCTCTGTAAAGGGCAATGTATGGGGCACTTATATGCACGGCATCTTTGATAATGATGACTTTCGCACCGCTTTGCTGAACTCGATCAGGAAGAAAAAAGGGCTGCCGGTTCAGGAGACAGGTTTTAATTACCACATAAAGAAAGAGCAAGCCATAGACAGGTGGGCTGGTATCCTGAAGAAGAGTGTTGATGTCCGCTTTATGCTCAGGCAGGTCGGAATGGAAGATCGCATGGCTAAGGATAAATAATGACAGAGGTGATCGTTCTGACAGCAGCATATGTATTGGACTTGATGATCGGCGATCCACAGTGGTTCCCGCATCCTGTGAGGATAATCGGATGGGAAATTGAAAAGATGGAAAGGATATTAAGTTATAAGGAACATGTCACAGAGAGGATGGAGAAGTTTGCAGGAATCCTTCTCGTGATAATCATAATCAGCTCGACTTACGGATCCTTTTATTTCTTAAACTCATTTCTGATAAATACAGATCTGCCGAAGACGGTTTCTTATCTTGCATTTGGTTTTCTTATATATCTGACATCAACAACCCTCGCTACCAATGACCTTATTAGATCCGGCAAGGCTGTAGTTGCCGCTGTGACCGCAGGCGACAAAGAAGGCGCAAGAAAGAAGCTCAGACTTATTGTCGGCAGAGACACAAAAGAGCTTGATGACAAAGGCATATTAAAGGCGGTCATTGAGACGCTTTCTGAAAATACTTCAGACGGAATAATCGCTCCGATCTTCTACTTTGCGATAGGAGGCCTGCCGCTGGCGATGACATACAAAGCGGTCAACACGCTTGATTCAATGGTCGGCTACAGGAATGAGAGGTACAAGAACTTCGGATGGGCGTCTGCGAGATTGGATGATATCGTCAATTTTATCCCAGCGAGAATTACAGGCATGCTGATCGTGATGGCAACATTTATTCTGAAGATGTCAGCCACAGCCGGTCATCTGTCATTGAGAACCATGCTCCGCGACGGCAGGAAACATTTAAGCCCGAACAGCGGGATACCTGAGGCTGCAATGGCAGGCGCGCTCGGCATCAGGCTCGGAGGCCCTTCATTTTACGCAGGCATGCTTGTGGAGAAGCCTTACATAGGCCTAGAGGAAAAGTCAGAGGTTAAAGAAGATGTGTCTTATCTTAATGCTTCAGAGAATGCATTATCTATTGTTAAGATCACATCCCTGCTCGGCTTTGGCATTGCGCTGATGCTTCTGTATCTGAGGACTGCTATATGAAAACGATTACTCCAAATTCGCTGGAACATGGAGGGAATATCTACAGGATAGCTGAAGAACTTGGCGTTTCTGAAAGCAGGCTCATTGATTTCAGCGCATCCATCAATCCTCTCGGCATTTCAGACAAGGTGAAAGACGTTATCAACAGAGAACTGAATGGTCTGGTTAATTATCCCGATCCTGACACAAAGATGTTGAGGCATAAGATTGCCGAACATAATGGCATTGACCCTGAGACGATCATCTGCGGCAATGGCAGCACGGAGCTTATTTATCTTATACCGCGTGCGCTAAAGCCAAGGAAAGTTTTGATCCCTGCGCCGACATTTTCAGAATATGAGAGGGCGTGCAGATTGAGTTCAAAGTTAAGAGTTGAGAGCTATGAGTTAAAGAAAGAGAATGGTTTTGAGGTAATTCCAGATAAGTTTATCAAAGCTATGCAGGGCTGTGACATGGCTTTCCTCTGCAACCCGAACAATCCGACAGGGCATCTTTTAGAGAAACATGATGTCTTGATGATCGCTGAGGCGGCAAAGAAGATGAAATGCTATCTTATTGTTGACGAGGCGTTCATTGATTTTGTGCCTGAAGGATCGGTGATCCGGGATGTTCAGGAGAATCCATATCTGATCGTACTTCGGTCAATGACAAAGTTTTACGCGCTTACAGGCTTAAGGATCGGGTACGGGGTTTTTCACAAGGACTTAATTGAGAGGATCAAAGAATTCAAAGAACCCTGGACAGTAAATCATCTTGCCCAAAAGACGGCAATCGCCGCTATCGCAGATGATGAGTATGCGGTTGAAACACATGATTTGATAAAGAGAGAAAAAGAATTTCTCGAAAAGAGTTTTCAGGAATTAAATATTAAGTACTTGCCGTCAAGTGTGAATTATTATTTATTAAAAATGGAAAATCCTGAAAGAATAGTTTCAGCGTTAAACGCAAAAGGTATTCTCGTCAGGGATTGTTCAAATTTCAGAGGGCTTGAAGGCTCTTATATCAGGGTTGCTGTTAAATCACGAAGCGATAATGAAATGCTCTTAAAAGAGCTTTCCAAATTAAGGTAAAGGAGCGTTATGGAGATAATCATAATTGCGGCGCACGGCAGTCCGTCAAAAGAGGCAAGCAATGTCGAGGATATTGCTGAACGCCTTCACAGGATGATACACACTGAATGCAATAAAGATTGTGTGAGGATTGCGTATCTTCAGTTCAATAAACCGACCATAACAGATGCGATAGAGAGGGCTGTTGAAGACGGTGCAGACAAAATAATAATTCACCCATTCTTCTTAAGCAGCGGCATTCATGTGACAGAGAGTATTCCAAAAATAATCAAGGAAGCAGAAGATATATATCCTGATGTGAAGTTCATTTATACAGAGCCGCTCGGCTTTCACAATAAACTGGCTGAGGTGGTACTTGAAAGGATAAAGACTGTTACTGATATAAAATCAGATTAGAAAAGGGGGTGAATTGTTTGAAGAAGGCGAAGAAGGTAAAGAAAGTTCAGGCCATCTCTTATCATATGAAGTGCGCCACGACCGCTAACGGCCTGACGCATTTTGTCATGTACGGAGACGTGCCTAAGAAGAAGATGCCGTTATAGGATTTATTCAGCAGGGGCGTATTTCAATGCGCCCCTGCAGGATGCCGAAAATGAATGCTGATAACCCAAAAGGAGATTTTATAAAAGCAATGAAACCAACTAACCGCGGACTCTCATTCTCTGATATTGATGCTGACTGGAAACTGGCGCTTGATCCTGACAATATATTCTGGAGCGTATTGCCGAAAAATAACAACGACTTTATGCTTCCCCAGGATTTGATAGACCTCTATAAAAAAGAGATGAAACACCTCGATACTGAGATGCATAATTTCAGGTTCAATGAGCCTTTGAACTGCATATACATTGACCCGACAGACAGGTGCAATGCCAACTGTCCTTACTGCTACATACCTGCAAAAATAAGACAGCATGGAACGCAGATGACTGCCGAACAGCTTGATACAGTCCTCAGCAAGGTTGAGGCCCATTTTGAGGGCGCAAAGAAAAAACCGGTGATCGTATTTCACGCTGCCGAGCCGCTTCTTGTAAAAGATATTCTCTTTGGCGCGATCAAAAAGTATCACAAGAAGATGCTCTTCGGCATACAGACCAATGCGCTTTTGCTTGAAAAAGAGGATGTGGATCTCATAAAGAAGTATCGCGTTGGTATCGGAATTTCTCTTGACGCTTCAACTGCCGAAGTCAATAACCGCTCCCGCGTTTCAAGAGAGGGCGAGGGGAATTTTAAAAAGGCTGTGCAGGCGATCGACTGGTTTAAAGGATATGAGGGGCTTAATGTTATCTGCACCGTTAATACATTCAACGTAGATAAACTCTCTGAGCACGTTAAATTCCTCCATAAGAAAAAGGTGCCGATGGTGCTTCTTAATCCTGTCCGTGTGACACAGAAGCGCTCTGACAAGGTAAAGCCTGATGACAAGGTCTTTGCGCAGAACCTGATAAAGGCTGTTGATACAGCGATGGAGCTTACAAAGAAGACGAAACAGCAGATCGTTATCGGCAACTTTGCAAATGTATTACTGGCTATCATATCGCCGACCGCAAGGCGCATGATGTGCGACATATCTCCATGCGGAGGCGGCAGGACCTTCCTCACTGTAACTGCGGACGGAGCGATGGTTCCATGCGGCGAATTTATCGGCATGAAGGAGTTCTCAGGCGGAAACATCTTCAAGACATCGATCGCAAAAGCGATGGACTCAAAGCCCTTTAAAGAGATAAGATCAAGAATGGTGGAGAATATTGAAGAATGCGATGTCTGCGACTTCAGGCACATCTGCGGCTCGCCCTGCCCGGCTGAAATGTACGCCCGAGGCAATATCAATAAGAAGGCTGTCTTCTGTGATTTCTATAAAGAGATGATCGTGCACGCCTTTAAGATGATCGCTCAGGACAATGTGAAATATCTCCTGCGCAGTGATTCCATGGATCAGATGGCGTATGAGTATCAGTATTAGCAGGAGAGAAGATGACCGATAATGACCTGACACTCCTTAAGAAATGGTTTTCAGATTACACATCCTCTTTCCATTCATTCAACAAGGGAGATGATAACAACTATAAACTTAAGATCGAACATACCCTGAATGTATGCGAAAACATAGTCTATATTTCAAAAGGAGAGTCATTAAGCAATAACACAATTCTTCTTGCCGAGACGATCGGCCTCTTTCATGACATAGGCCGGTTCCGCCAGTTTAAAGAATATAAAACCTTTATGGACAGCAGGTCTGTTAATCACGGCCTTCTGGGGGCTGAGACATTGATCAGCGAAAAGACCTTGACCCTTCTTCCTGATAATGAACAATCCCTTATCACGCAGGCCGTAAAATTCCATAACGCGTTTGCCCTCCCTGACCTGAAAGGCCGGGATATATTATTGCTGTTAAAGCTGATACGCGATGCTGACAAGATAGATATATTTCGTGTCTTTATAGATTATTATGAAAGCAGCGATGATGAGAGGGCCTCGGCAGCGGCACATGGACTTCCAGACAATTCTGAATATTCAAAAGAGCTGCTTGATAGTATCTCTTCAAAAAAGCACATCTCGTATTCCGACCTTAGGACCTTAAATGATTTTAAGCTTATGCACCTTTCATGGGCATATACCCTGAATTTTTTAAGTTCATACAGATTATTAAAAAACAAAAACTATATAAATAGGATAATTCAGCATCTGCCGCAGACAGAAGAGATATTAAAGACTGGAGACCTGGTGCTTGAGCATCTCAGGCAGAGAGTGGATGAGGACAGGGCATGAACCGGATATGAAAATATTAAACCGCGCTTTACAATCCATATTCCATTAAATTACACTTATACTTCCATTATATTTTAATGTATTTTCTTATCAAGGAGGAATTATGTACAGGGAACAGATAAAAGTATTAGACTGCACCATCCGTGATGGCGGTCTTATAAATAAGCACAATTTTGACCACAGGTTTGTGCGCGAGGTGTATAAGGCGATCTCAGCTGCAGGCGTGGATTACATTGAGATAGGATATAAGAATTCCAAGGACTATTTCTCTCCGGATGAATACGGGCCGTGGAAGTTCTGTGATGATGATGTGATCAGAAAAGTTATAGACGGGATAGAATCAAAGGCCAAGATCTCCGTCATGGTGGATGTGGGACGCGTTCATCTTGATGATATAAAGCCTGCTGACCAGAGCCCTATAGATGTTATAAGAACTGCTACTTATGTAAAAGGCATAGACAAGGCTATTTACATGTGCAACCATTTTGCAGACAAGGGTTATGAGACCGCCATCAACATAATGGCCATATCAAAAGACAGGGGGCCTGAGCTTGATGAGGCGCTCCATCAGATAGAGGAAGAGAGCAAGGCTGATGTTGTTAATATTGTCGATAGTTTCGGATCCTTATATCAGGAAAATATTGAGGAACTGGTCAAAAGGTTCAAGTCGATAATCAAGACGAAAGAGATCGGCTTTCACGGCCACAACTCCATGCAGCTTGCATTTTCAAACACAATAGAGGCGATCATCCATAATGCCAATTATATGGATGCAACTGTTTACGGAATAGGGCGCGGCTCAGGCAACTGTCCCCTTGAACTGCTGATCGGTTTTTTAAAGAATCCGAAATATGATATACGCCCCATCCTTGACCTGATATCTAAAGAGTTCATCCCGCTCAGGGAGAAGATGGAGTGGGGATACATCATACCTTATGCAATAGCAGGTATGCTGAATGAACATCCAAAAAATGCGATCGCTTTAAGAGACAGCGATAAGAAAGAAGACTACAGGGCCTTTTACGACAGCATTGTTGATTAGGATCATCAGCCATAAAAATGGACGTAAACCGCTTTAAAGAACTGCCCATCTTGGGGATATTGCGCGGCATCACGTCAGAGAGCGTGAAGCCGCTTACTGAAACTGCGGTATCCTCCGGCCTCAAAGCGATCGAGGTCACAATGAACACGCCTGACGCAGCCGGTCTTATAAGGCAGATGATCAAGGCGGCTGATGGCCGTATCACTGTCGGCGCCGGAACTGTACTCTCACTTAAAGACCTGCACTCTGCGCTTGATGCCGGCGCGACATTCATTGTTATGCCCACACTTGTAACTGACGTAATGGAATATTGCGTAAAAAATTCTATACCTGTCTTTCCCGGTGCGCTCACACCGCAGGAGATATATAACGCGTGGAATGCCGGTGCGACAATGGTCAAGGTATTCCCCGCAAAGTTCTTCGGCCCTTCTTACATCAAAGAGATAAAAGGCCCATTTCAGGACATAAAGCTTCTTGCCTGCGGCGGCATCACACCTGAAACTATCGGCCCCTTCTTTTCTTCAGGCGCGGATGCGGTAGCCTTCGGCGGAGGCATATTCAAAAAAGAATGGATCGATGCCGGGAAATTCTCACTTATAGAAGAAGCGATAAAAAAACTGATTTCGGGTTTTAGAATAACGCGTGGTGTTCCCGTTTAAGAACTCCCTCGCTATTTAACAACCATCAAAAATCCATTCACAAAATAGAATATCCCGACCGCGCCGCTGAAGAGACCTATGACCCAGACCGGTTTTTTCTTCAGCAGCGCAGCGATTGATGAGAGGAGTATCGCTATCTGAAGAAATATGACAGCCATGCCGAACTGGCGGGAATGCATTTGAGCTTCATCTCTAATGGACTCCTGCGCTTTTGCGTCCTTCTCAATGGCAGCCTTTTCTTCTTCATACTTTTTTATCTTTCCTGAATAGGCATTAATATTCTTCTCGTAATCCCCAATTATTTCAGGCGAAAGCTTGGGCCTCTTCTCCTTCAGTTCAAGCTCAAGCTTGTCTTTCTGCATCTCGTATATGTAGCTCTTTATGCTTTTGGACTGATAGTATGCCCACTGATTTGAGGCCTGTGACTGCGCAAGCACGGAACGCGTGGAGAAGCTGCCGCCTCTAAAAGTTGAAAGCGTTGCACATACCGCCAGAAGGACGGTCGCGAGCGCGAGGTAGTTCAGCCAGGGTTCTTTTTTTTCGTCAGCCATATATTTCTCCTTGATATTATTAAAGATGGGGCGGTTATATCTGCAAGCAGGTTATTGTTTAATATGAATACTGCTCTGATCCATGGCAATCTATCAGTATGAATTTGTCCAATTTATTATGTGTGCCTCTTATAGTGAAACAATTCTCATCAGCGCTTATCACTTCAATTCTTATGTTTGATGCTGCAGGAGTAAAGTTCAGCTCTTCGATCTTTTTGGAATATCTGTTATTGTCGGAAAAATAGATCTCCTCAGCGGTTTTTAAATTCATTAATTCTGATCTTACAGTTGCCTGATAAGCAAGATTCCTGTTTGCAAGAAAAGCCGGGATCGCAACTGCGGCGATTATACCAAACAAAAATATCAGGGCGATGCCTGCGGCTGCGATAGCGATAACCATTCCGTTGCCGGTTGCGGAATATTTTTTCTGAAGATCTTCACTGCTTGTGAACGCGTAAATAATGAATTCCACCAGGGAGATCAGGCGCGGAATGAGCGTCCAGCAGAATATCAGATAAAAAAAGCCTTCCAGGTTTCTGCGGGTATAAAACTTGTGGGCCCCAAACCCTCCCAGGAAGAATGTGATCAGCAGTAAGGCTGTCTTGTTTACCTTATCTTTCTGCCCGGCTCCGCACACCGGGCATGTCTCAGCCTTGACCTTTATGACCTCCCCGCATGATTCACAGAACTTCTCATCCGGGCCTTTGCTGCGTCTTCTGTTCTCCTGATCATAACGGTTTGCGAATCGCGGGTCAGTTGTCATTTCACGCCCTGTTTTGTGATATATCTCAAAATCCTACTGCACCATCTCCCCATTTCTCCACTGTCCTGACCATTGCTGGCCGTCCGGCCATATGTAAGTGCCGTAACCATCTCTTGTGTCATTTTTGAATTCACCTGAATACTGGCCTCCGTCTGCATAGTTAAATGTGCCCTGGCCGTCTACTTTGTCATTTTTATATTCACCGACATATCTTGCGCCGCTTGACCATGTCTCAGTACCCTGTCCGTTCGCTTGGCCGTTTCTCCATTCGCCGACATACTGACCGCCATCAGCGTATGTGTAGGTTCCATAGCCATCCCTTGTGTCATTTTTGAATTCACCTGAATACTTACTGCCTGTTGCATAGGTATATGTGCCTTGTCCATCCAGCATGCCAATTTTCCATCCGCCAATATATACATCGCCATTTGCCCATGTGTATGTGCCGTAACCATCGCGCTCATCATTTTTGTATTCACCTGAATATTTGCCGCCGTCTTTATAGGTATATGTGCCCTGGCCGTCCATCAGGTCATTTTTCCATTCACCGACATACTTGCTGCCGTCTGTGTATGTATAGCTGCCTTGCCCGCTTTTCATGTGATTTTTAAATCCACCCACATAAACATCGCCTTGCCATTCGCCATGTCCCCATGTATAAGTGCCGTATCCATCCATTAAATTATTTTTCCATTCACCCACATAAACATCGCCTTGCCATTCGCCGGTTCCCCATGTCTTTTTGCCTTGTCCGTTCATTTGGCCGTTTTTCCATCCGCCTGTGTAAACATCTCCATTTGCCCATGTATGTGTGCCTTGCCCATTTTGCGTGCCGTTGATCCATTCACCGACATATTTACCGCCATCTGCCCATGTATGTGTGCCCTGTCCATCGCGCTCATCATTTTTGTACTCACCGGCATACTTGCCGCCGTCTGTGTAGGTCATGATCCCCTGGCCATCCAACATACCAGCTTTCCATCCGCCTACATAAACATCGCCATTTGACCATGTATAAGTACCCTGTCCATCCCTTATGTCATTTTTGAATTCACCGATATACTTCCCGCCGTCTGAGTAGGTCATAGTTCCCTGGCCGTTCTCATAACCGTCTTTCCACTCACCTACATAACTATCGCCTTCTACCCATGTATAAGTGCCTTGCCCATCCATCAGGTCATTTTTCCATCCGCCGACATACTTGTCGCCGTCCTTGTAGGTAATGGTACCTTGCCCCTCTTTTAGGTCATCTTTCCATCCGCCTGTATACACATTGCCGTTAGCATATGTCATCGTGCCCTGGCCGTTCTGCTTGCTCGCTTTCCATTCTCCTGCATACTTGTCTTTGTTTTCAAAAGTCATTGTTCCGATTCCGGTTACACATTTGCCCTCTGTACATGCCGCATGAACAAATGATGCGAGCATTATGATGCTGAAAAAAATAGAGGCGATTGTTAAGGCTGGTCTTTTCATGATATATCTCCTTTAAGCAAAGATTAATTTAAAAGGTTTACATAATATTGCCATAACTTGAGGACATTTTAATAGTGGTTTAAATTATTGTTGGCGGCCTGATTCTAACCCGCTAATTTGTGCATATATGCGCTTCAGCCGGTGGTAAGAAAAAAGAACTTTTAATTTGATATACTTATCTGCTATATTAATAACTCGTTTTGAGTTGATCGGGCGGGTAGCTCAGTTGGGAGAGCACAGCCCTTACAAGGCTGGGGTCACAGGTTCGAGCCCTGTTCCGCCTACCATTATTTTGATTCTCCCGTCTCAAACGATAAATAAAGAGTGGGGTGGTAGTTCAGTCGGTTAGAACGCCTGCCTGTCACGCAGGAGGTCGCGGGTTCGAGTCCCGTCCGCCCCGCCATTTTTTATCTTATATCTATTATGAAAAACATGAGCATTCTAAAGAAGCTTTTCCTGCCTGTCCTTATTCTTTTCTTTATAGCTGCATGCTCTTCTGATAAAGCGGCTCTCAAGGATTCCGGCATATCCGAGGCTGAAGAGGCTTTGATCCAGGCAAATGAGAAGATAAATAATAAGGACTATGAAGCGGCAAAGGTTCTGCTTGAGAAGGTCAAGACAACCGATACCACCATGAAGTTCGCGACTTTGGCTCAGATCCGGTTGGCAGATATATATTTTGAACAGGAGCTCTTTGACGAAGCTTCCATTGAGTATGAAAATTTTCTATCCATGCATCCGTATAACAAATACGCCCCATACGCTCAGTTCCAGCTGGCAATGAGCTTCTACAAGCAGATGACCACGGTCGATGTCAGCTATTCGCTTGCGCTCAGGGCGCTGAAGGAGTTCAGGATACTGCAGGAGAGTTATCCCAGAAACCCCTATATGGATGTTACTGAGACAAGAATAGCTAAGTGCTTAAGCATCCTTGCCGAACATGAACTGTATGTCGGCATGTTCTATTTTAATAAGGAGGCTTACGCCTCAGCAGCAAGCCGGTTCAATGAACTGCTTGAGAAATATCCTGATCTGAAGAAAGAGGCTGATGTATATTATTATTTAGGCCTTTCATATAAAAACCTCGGGGAGAAAGAGAAGGCGCTGAAGGCTTTCACAACCCTTATCGAGA
Protein-coding sequences here:
- a CDS encoding cobyric acid synthase CobQ → KPLKIIVLGLRYISNFTDFDPFMYEEDVELQYSLDEADIRSADLIIIPGSKNTVSDLILLREHGIEDSVKSAVNKGCMLVGICGGYQMLGQKILDPYGVESGSNEIDAMGLLDTVTTFDKTKTTCQVEAQYTAGFRDWGSGVSGKLKGYEIHMGHTTGDIGLFELKRFDNSELISDGSVKGNVWGTYMHGIFDNDDFRTALLNSIRKKKGLPVQETGFNYHIKKEQAIDRWAGILKKSVDVRFMLRQVGMEDRMAKDK
- the cbiB gene encoding adenosylcobinamide-phosphate synthase CbiB, which encodes MTEVIVLTAAYVLDLMIGDPQWFPHPVRIIGWEIEKMERILSYKEHVTERMEKFAGILLVIIIISSTYGSFYFLNSFLINTDLPKTVSYLAFGFLIYLTSTTLATNDLIRSGKAVVAAVTAGDKEGARKKLRLIVGRDTKELDDKGILKAVIETLSENTSDGIIAPIFYFAIGGLPLAMTYKAVNTLDSMVGYRNERYKNFGWASARLDDIVNFIPARITGMLIVMATFILKMSATAGHLSLRTMLRDGRKHLSPNSGIPEAAMAGALGIRLGGPSFYAGMLVEKPYIGLEEKSEVKEDVSYLNASENALSIVKITSLLGFGIALMLLYLRTAI
- the cobD gene encoding threonine-phosphate decarboxylase CobD, with the translated sequence MKTITPNSLEHGGNIYRIAEELGVSESRLIDFSASINPLGISDKVKDVINRELNGLVNYPDPDTKMLRHKIAEHNGIDPETIICGNGSTELIYLIPRALKPRKVLIPAPTFSEYERACRLSSKLRVESYELKKENGFEVIPDKFIKAMQGCDMAFLCNPNNPTGHLLEKHDVLMIAEAAKKMKCYLIVDEAFIDFVPEGSVIRDVQENPYLIVLRSMTKFYALTGLRIGYGVFHKDLIERIKEFKEPWTVNHLAQKTAIAAIADDEYAVETHDLIKREKEFLEKSFQELNIKYLPSSVNYYLLKMENPERIVSALNAKGILVRDCSNFRGLEGSYIRVAVKSRSDNEMLLKELSKLR
- a CDS encoding CbiX/SirB N-terminal domain-containing protein encodes the protein MEIIIIAAHGSPSKEASNVEDIAERLHRMIHTECNKDCVRIAYLQFNKPTITDAIERAVEDGADKIIIHPFFLSSGIHVTESIPKIIKEAEDIYPDVKFIYTEPLGFHNKLAEVVLERIKTVTDIKSD
- the cbpB gene encoding peptide-modifying radical SAM enzyme CbpB, with protein sequence MKPTNRGLSFSDIDADWKLALDPDNIFWSVLPKNNNDFMLPQDLIDLYKKEMKHLDTEMHNFRFNEPLNCIYIDPTDRCNANCPYCYIPAKIRQHGTQMTAEQLDTVLSKVEAHFEGAKKKPVIVFHAAEPLLVKDILFGAIKKYHKKMLFGIQTNALLLEKEDVDLIKKYRVGIGISLDASTAEVNNRSRVSREGEGNFKKAVQAIDWFKGYEGLNVICTVNTFNVDKLSEHVKFLHKKKVPMVLLNPVRVTQKRSDKVKPDDKVFAQNLIKAVDTAMELTKKTKQQIVIGNFANVLLAIISPTARRMMCDISPCGGGRTFLTVTADGAMVPCGEFIGMKEFSGGNIFKTSIAKAMDSKPFKEIRSRMVENIEECDVCDFRHICGSPCPAEMYARGNINKKAVFCDFYKEMIVHAFKMIAQDNVKYLLRSDSMDQMAYEYQY
- a CDS encoding HD domain-containing protein gives rise to the protein MTDNDLTLLKKWFSDYTSSFHSFNKGDDNNYKLKIEHTLNVCENIVYISKGESLSNNTILLAETIGLFHDIGRFRQFKEYKTFMDSRSVNHGLLGAETLISEKTLTLLPDNEQSLITQAVKFHNAFALPDLKGRDILLLLKLIRDADKIDIFRVFIDYYESSDDERASAAAHGLPDNSEYSKELLDSISSKKHISYSDLRTLNDFKLMHLSWAYTLNFLSSYRLLKNKNYINRIIQHLPQTEEILKTGDLVLEHLRQRVDEDRA
- a CDS encoding aldolase catalytic domain-containing protein; amino-acid sequence: MYREQIKVLDCTIRDGGLINKHNFDHRFVREVYKAISAAGVDYIEIGYKNSKDYFSPDEYGPWKFCDDDVIRKVIDGIESKAKISVMVDVGRVHLDDIKPADQSPIDVIRTATYVKGIDKAIYMCNHFADKGYETAINIMAISKDRGPELDEALHQIEEESKADVVNIVDSFGSLYQENIEELVKRFKSIIKTKEIGFHGHNSMQLAFSNTIEAIIHNANYMDATVYGIGRGSGNCPLELLIGFLKNPKYDIRPILDLISKEFIPLREKMEWGYIIPYAIAGMLNEHPKNAIALRDSDKKEDYRAFYDSIVD
- a CDS encoding bifunctional 4-hydroxy-2-oxoglutarate aldolase/2-dehydro-3-deoxy-phosphogluconate aldolase, with amino-acid sequence MDVNRFKELPILGILRGITSESVKPLTETAVSSGLKAIEVTMNTPDAAGLIRQMIKAADGRITVGAGTVLSLKDLHSALDAGATFIVMPTLVTDVMEYCVKNSIPVFPGALTPQEIYNAWNAGATMVKVFPAKFFGPSYIKEIKGPFQDIKLLACGGITPETIGPFFSSGADAVAFGGGIFKKEWIDAGKFSLIEEAIKKLISGFRITRGVPV
- a CDS encoding DUF4337 domain-containing protein, which codes for MADEKKEPWLNYLALATVLLAVCATLSTFRGGSFSTRSVLAQSQASNQWAYYQSKSIKSYIYEMQKDKLELELKEKRPKLSPEIIGDYEKNINAYSGKIKKYEEEKAAIEKDAKAQESIRDEAQMHSRQFGMAVIFLQIAILLSSIAALLKKKPVWVIGLFSGAVGIFYFVNGFLMVVK
- a CDS encoding MORN motif precursor; protein product: MKRPALTIASIFFSIIMLASFVHAACTEGKCVTGIGTMTFENKDKYAGEWKASKQNGQGTMTYANGNVYTGGWKDDLKEGQGTITYKDGDKYVGGWKNDLMDGQGTYTWVEGDSYVGEWKDGYENGQGTMTYSDGGKYIGEFKNDIRDGQGTYTWSNGDVYVGGWKAGMLDGQGIMTYTDGGKYAGEYKNDERDGQGTHTWADGGKYVGEWINGTQNGQGTHTWANGDVYTGGWKNGQMNGQGKKTWGTGEWQGDVYVGEWKNNLMDGYGTYTWGHGEWQGDVYVGGFKNHMKSGQGSYTYTDGSKYVGEWKNDLMDGQGTYTYKDGGKYSGEYKNDERDGYGTYTWANGDVYIGGWKIGMLDGQGTYTYATGSKYSGEFKNDTRDGYGTYTYADGGQYVGEWRNGQANGQGTETWSSGARYVGEYKNDKVDGQGTFNYADGGQYSGEFKNDTRDGYGTYIWPDGQQWSGQWRNGEMVQ
- the bamD gene encoding outer membrane protein assembly factor BamD, with product MSILKKLFLPVLILFFIAACSSDKAALKDSGISEAEEALIQANEKINNKDYEAAKVLLEKVKTTDTTMKFATLAQIRLADIYFEQELFDEASIEYENFLSMHPYNKYAPYAQFQLAMSFYKQMTTVDVSYSLALRALKEFRILQESYPRNPYMDVTETRIAKCLSILAEHELYVGMFYFNKEAYASAASRFNELLEKYPDLKKEADVYYYLGLSYKNLGEKEKALKAFTTLIEKFPATALAKEAEDIIAKIK